One Acutalibacter muris DNA window includes the following coding sequences:
- a CDS encoding trypsin-like serine peptidase, whose product MNNRYLFTATHIVYKPEYAQNGRNGYAKHVAVYPGASNGDRPVYRKATRYWIGGDYKDNCSVDNGDYLNLGMFDDWAVIELESSLSLNISCLNVRATNSFSDMKGKTYKSQGYPEELQTAAGWGSWTMYKTSGTIYQVMSAPRFLPVACSENIKITPGQSGSPLYRDGAAEAIAVANSPTISCFILINDWLYNEVQERWSV is encoded by the coding sequence ATAAATAATAGGTACCTATTCACTGCGACGCATATAGTTTACAAACCAGAATATGCACAGAACGGAAGAAACGGATACGCGAAACATGTGGCAGTGTATCCAGGCGCTTCAAACGGAGATAGGCCGGTCTATAGAAAAGCCACACGCTATTGGATAGGTGGGGATTACAAAGACAATTGCTCTGTTGATAATGGCGATTATCTAAACTTAGGGATGTTTGACGATTGGGCTGTGATTGAACTGGAATCAAGTCTTTCACTTAACATAAGCTGCCTCAATGTGCGAGCAACCAACTCTTTTTCCGACATGAAAGGGAAAACCTATAAGAGCCAGGGATATCCAGAGGAATTGCAAACTGCCGCCGGATGGGGTAGTTGGACTATGTATAAGACTTCAGGGACCATCTATCAAGTTATGTCTGCTCCGCGCTTTTTACCCGTAGCGTGTTCGGAAAACATAAAAATCACCCCAGGGCAGAGCGGTTCACCATTATATCGAGACGGGGCCGCGGAAGCAATAGCTGTGGCCAACAGTCCAACTATCAGTTGTTTCATTCTCATCAACGACTGGCTATATAACGAAGTCCAAGAGAGGTGGTCCGTATAG
- a CDS encoding BclA C-terminal domain-containing protein, with the protein MKMKIYSGSSYPYGNGCCEPLPCPPVCCPPPCPPCPAGGPTGPTGPTGPTGPTGATGPTGAAGETGQIGPTGPTGANGNTGPTGAVGPTGANGLAGPTGPRGDTGPAGAPGVDGATGPTGPTGTAGATGATGAAGAAGATGPTGPTGAAGATGANGVTGPTGPTGAAGAAGATGPTGPTGAAGATGANGVTGPTGPTGAAGAAGATGPTGPTGAAGATGANGVTGPTGATGATGENGATGPTGPTGAAGAAGATGPTGPTGAAGATGATGPTGPTGEAVTAASMSASNTTGQTLTVILGGTPVPLPNAQSLDGFTANGANTVFTVPQTGTYLITYHVNPTVAVAMTSQVLRNGTAIPGSVRSPVATVSYEATVITPLTAGDTLTLQLSGVAAAVVLQGGSGASLTAVRLA; encoded by the coding sequence ATGAAAATGAAGATCTATTCGGGTTCCTCGTATCCTTACGGCAACGGCTGCTGTGAGCCGCTGCCCTGTCCGCCTGTCTGCTGCCCGCCGCCATGCCCGCCCTGTCCGGCCGGCGGCCCCACTGGCCCGACCGGGCCTACCGGCCCAACAGGTCCTACCGGGGCAACAGGCCCGACGGGGGCCGCCGGAGAGACTGGACAGATCGGGCCTACCGGGCCCACCGGAGCTAACGGCAATACCGGCCCGACGGGAGCCGTTGGCCCCACCGGGGCGAACGGTCTTGCAGGCCCTACTGGCCCTAGAGGTGACACAGGCCCGGCGGGCGCTCCCGGTGTAGATGGAGCTACAGGTCCCACCGGCCCCACTGGAACGGCGGGTGCGACAGGCGCTACCGGTGCCGCAGGAGCAGCCGGAGCTACAGGTCCCACCGGCCCGACAGGCGCGGCGGGAGCCACCGGGGCGAATGGTGTAACCGGCCCCACAGGCCCCACCGGTGCCGCAGGAGCAGCCGGAGCTACAGGTCCTACCGGCCCGACAGGTGCGGCGGGAGCTACCGGGGCGAATGGTGTAACCGGCCCCACAGGCCCCACCGGTGCAGCAGGAGCAGCCGGAGCTACAGGTCCCACCGGCCCGACAGGCGCGGCGGGAGCTACCGGGGCGAATGGTGTAACCGGTCCCACCGGGGCTACTGGAGCCACCGGGGAAAACGGAGCCACAGGCCCCACAGGCCCCACCGGTGCAGCAGGAGCAGCCGGAGCTACAGGTCCCACCGGCCCGACAGGAGCGGCAGGAGCCACCGGGGCGACAGGGCCCACAGGTCCCACTGGGGAAGCTGTTACAGCGGCGTCCATGAGCGCGTCAAATACCACCGGGCAGACCTTAACAGTGATCCTGGGCGGCACGCCTGTGCCGCTGCCAAACGCCCAGAGCCTTGACGGATTCACTGCTAACGGTGCAAACACGGTGTTCACTGTGCCGCAGACCGGGACTTACCTGATCACTTATCATGTGAACCCCACGGTGGCTGTAGCGATGACGTCTCAGGTGCTCCGAAACGGCACGGCTATTCCGGGCTCAGTACGTTCACCTGTAGCCACCGTAAGCTATGAAGCCACGGTTATCACTCCACTGACAGCAGGCGATACTTTAACACTCCAGTTGTCAGGAGTTGCCGCGGCGGTAGTCTTGCAAGGCGGGTCAGGCGCTTCGCTGACAGCGGTTAGGTTGGCTTGA
- a CDS encoding glycosyltransferase — MGTISLCMIVRDEEDVLARCLSSAADLVEEIIIVDTGSKDRTKEIAKSFTDKLFDFTWREDFAAARNFAFSHAAGDYCMWLDADDVIAQPDREKFPALKESLDGNTDVVMMPYYTGFDSNGRVTFSYYRERIIKNGAGMVWKGKVHEVIETRGKVIYSDCGITHSKLRPSDPDRNLRIFEKMLEEGEVLDPRQQYYYGRELYYHGRYLEALEVFGKFLEEGRGWLENNIEACRQCAYCWYALNREDRALTALFSSFAYDVPRAEICCDIGRHFFDRQLWEQAAYWYSRALACERRDGRGGFVQPECYGFQPCIQLCVCYSRLGRQEEARAYNERAAIFQPDSPAVAYNRAYFESLEK; from the coding sequence ATGGGCACTATAAGCCTTTGTATGATAGTTAGGGATGAAGAGGACGTATTGGCTCGCTGTCTTAGTTCGGCGGCAGACCTGGTGGAGGAGATTATTATTGTAGATACGGGCTCGAAGGACCGCACTAAAGAGATAGCAAAAAGCTTTACGGATAAGCTTTTTGATTTTACATGGAGGGAGGATTTTGCGGCGGCCAGGAACTTTGCTTTTTCTCATGCTGCCGGCGATTACTGCATGTGGCTGGACGCGGACGATGTGATAGCGCAGCCGGACCGGGAAAAATTCCCGGCGCTGAAGGAGAGCCTTGACGGCAATACGGATGTAGTCATGATGCCGTACTACACAGGATTTGACAGCAATGGAAGGGTCACATTTTCATATTATAGGGAGCGCATTATAAAAAATGGAGCCGGTATGGTCTGGAAGGGGAAAGTGCATGAGGTAATTGAGACGCGAGGGAAGGTGATTTACTCTGATTGTGGCATAACGCACAGCAAACTGCGGCCCTCTGACCCGGACAGGAATCTGCGGATTTTTGAGAAGATGCTGGAAGAGGGGGAGGTCCTGGACCCACGCCAGCAGTATTATTACGGCCGGGAGCTTTATTATCATGGGCGTTATCTGGAGGCTCTGGAGGTATTTGGCAAATTTTTGGAGGAGGGACGCGGCTGGCTGGAAAACAACATAGAGGCCTGCCGGCAATGCGCATACTGCTGGTACGCCTTGAACCGCGAGGATAGGGCGCTGACGGCGCTGTTTTCCAGCTTTGCATATGATGTTCCCAGGGCGGAGATATGCTGTGACATCGGCCGGCACTTCTTTGACCGTCAACTCTGGGAACAGGCCGCGTATTGGTACAGCCGGGCGTTAGCTTGTGAGCGCAGGGACGGCAGGGGAGGCTTTGTTCAGCCTGAGTGCTACGGTTTCCAGCCCTGTATACAGCTCTGCGTCTGCTATAGCAGGCTTGGGCGGCAGGAGGAGGCCAGGGCGTATAATGAGCGTGCCGCCATATTCCAGCCTGATTCCCCTGCGGTGGCATATAATAGGGCCTATTTTGAGAGCTTGGAAAAGTAA
- the deoC gene encoding deoxyribose-phosphate aldolase: MNKSQLANTLDHTLLRANITREDLTELCRTAMRWGFHSVAINSAVVSLCRETLGDSPVVCDATVGFPLGQTSVESKVFETRDAIKNGAGEIDYVVDLVAIKSGDWAYVEDEMYRITSTCRELGAGCKVIFETCYLTDEEKERLCEIACRVHPTFIKTSTGFGTPAPGVPNGATIEDIWLMKRCVGDEVLIKASGGIRTTEQALNMLEAGASRIGTSNGVAIVEGFVE; encoded by the coding sequence ATGAATAAAAGCCAGCTTGCAAATACCCTCGACCACACCCTTCTGCGCGCCAATATCACTCGCGAAGACCTCACAGAGCTCTGCCGGACTGCTATGCGCTGGGGGTTCCACTCCGTGGCCATAAACAGTGCCGTTGTGTCCCTCTGCCGTGAAACTCTCGGGGACAGTCCGGTGGTCTGCGACGCCACGGTAGGTTTCCCTCTTGGACAGACTAGTGTTGAAAGTAAAGTCTTCGAGACCCGGGACGCTATCAAGAACGGCGCAGGCGAGATAGACTATGTGGTGGACCTGGTGGCCATAAAGAGCGGCGACTGGGCCTATGTGGAGGACGAGATGTATAGGATAACCTCCACCTGCCGGGAGCTTGGGGCGGGCTGTAAGGTCATCTTCGAGACCTGCTATCTTACCGACGAAGAAAAGGAGCGTCTATGCGAGATAGCCTGCCGCGTGCACCCCACATTTATTAAGACCTCCACCGGCTTCGGGACCCCCGCGCCCGGGGTCCCGAACGGCGCGACTATAGAGGATATCTGGTTGATGAAGCGCTGCGTCGGCGATGAAGTGCTGATAAAGGCCTCCGGCGGCATACGCACAACTGAGCAAGCCCTCAATATGCTGGAGGCCGGCGCATCGCGTATCGGCACGAGCAACGGGGTCGCCATTGTTGAGGGCTTTGTTGAATAA
- a CDS encoding Gfo/Idh/MocA family protein, whose amino-acid sequence MLNFGTVGSGWICEEYIRGAKSTGLWRLSAVYSRDKARAEEFARKHGAEHTFTDIEALAGCPQVDAVYVASPNALHYEQCKAILTRGKHIICEKPLCAQADKVRELAELAAEKGVVFMEAIMFLHLPQRKILEEALRRIGRINMVKLDFCQRSSKLDAYLSGSLPNIFNPKMETGALMDLGVYCVYPALYLFERPEKWSARSVLMETGADQSGAIIMEYPDKLVNITYSKVGQAGAGSDLQGVDGTVAVESISTLGNMSLRMKDGSVETLFGREEKHLLMGHEARDFYRFITKPDESREEYALCTRLSIEVAEFMEQVRRECGVLFPSDKGE is encoded by the coding sequence ATGCTTAATTTTGGTACCGTCGGCTCCGGCTGGATATGCGAGGAGTATATACGCGGCGCAAAATCCACAGGCCTTTGGCGGCTTTCCGCCGTGTACTCCCGGGATAAGGCCCGGGCAGAGGAGTTCGCGCGGAAGCACGGCGCAGAGCACACTTTCACTGATATTGAAGCCCTGGCCGGATGTCCCCAAGTGGACGCGGTGTACGTGGCAAGCCCCAACGCCCTTCACTATGAACAGTGCAAGGCTATTCTGACCCGGGGCAAGCATATTATCTGCGAAAAGCCTCTCTGCGCCCAGGCTGATAAAGTGCGGGAGCTGGCAGAACTTGCCGCCGAAAAGGGCGTGGTGTTCATGGAGGCCATCATGTTCCTGCACCTGCCGCAGCGGAAAATTCTAGAGGAGGCTCTCCGCCGGATAGGGCGGATAAACATGGTGAAGCTGGACTTCTGCCAGCGGTCCTCGAAGCTGGACGCTTACCTCTCCGGCAGCCTTCCCAATATCTTCAACCCCAAAATGGAGACCGGGGCGTTGATGGACCTGGGGGTATACTGTGTGTACCCGGCGCTGTACCTTTTCGAAAGGCCGGAAAAATGGTCGGCAAGAAGCGTGCTCATGGAGACCGGCGCGGACCAGTCCGGGGCCATAATTATGGAGTATCCGGACAAGCTTGTGAACATCACCTACTCCAAGGTAGGCCAGGCGGGAGCCGGGTCCGACCTCCAGGGGGTGGACGGCACGGTGGCCGTGGAGTCCATCTCCACCCTCGGGAATATGTCCCTGCGCATGAAGGACGGCTCTGTGGAGACACTTTTCGGGCGTGAGGAGAAGCACCTGCTCATGGGCCACGAAGCCCGGGATTTTTACCGCTTTATCACCAAGCCCGATGAAAGCCGGGAGGAATACGCCCTGTGCACCCGGCTGAGCATTGAGGTGGCTGAGTTCATGGAGCAGGTGCGTAGAGAGTGCGGCGTTCTGTTCCCAAGTGATAAAGGAGAATAG
- a CDS encoding sugar phosphate isomerase/epimerase family protein has translation MKFSVSLYSFFSAIRSGEITPIECVAKAKEFGFDAIEAVDFVMGASSPEEMPEVARKLREEADRQGMPISSFAVGADLLNGSDGDRKAEIERVKRMVDIAEVLGAPRMRHDITMGQKDSPKSYAALVPELAEAVREIAEYAAGKGIVTMTENHGFFSQDSERVELLYNTVNHPNFGLLCDIGNFTCADENPATAVARVAPYTRYVHAKDFIIKSYYDNDPGEGAFQTRAGNYLRGTVIGHGNVPVKQCLSILKRAGYDDTIAIEFEGMEPALTAIRIGLANLKKYWDEA, from the coding sequence ATGAAATTCTCAGTAAGTCTTTACAGCTTCTTCAGCGCCATCCGCAGCGGGGAGATAACCCCCATAGAGTGCGTGGCAAAGGCCAAAGAGTTCGGCTTCGACGCTATTGAGGCGGTGGATTTCGTGATGGGTGCCTCCTCCCCGGAGGAAATGCCCGAGGTAGCAAGAAAGCTCCGAGAGGAGGCGGACAGACAGGGTATGCCCATCTCCTCCTTCGCCGTGGGCGCGGACCTTTTGAACGGCTCAGACGGCGACAGGAAAGCCGAGATAGAGCGGGTGAAGCGCATGGTGGATATAGCGGAGGTACTGGGTGCGCCCCGTATGCGCCACGACATCACCATGGGCCAGAAGGACTCCCCCAAGAGCTACGCCGCCCTGGTGCCGGAGCTGGCCGAGGCCGTGCGTGAGATAGCCGAGTATGCCGCCGGGAAGGGCATAGTCACCATGACAGAGAACCACGGGTTCTTCTCTCAGGACTCAGAGCGGGTGGAGCTGCTGTATAACACCGTGAACCACCCGAACTTCGGCCTGCTATGCGACATCGGCAACTTCACCTGTGCCGACGAGAACCCGGCCACGGCTGTAGCCAGGGTGGCCCCCTACACCCGCTATGTCCACGCAAAAGACTTCATCATCAAGAGCTATTATGACAACGACCCCGGCGAGGGCGCGTTCCAGACCCGGGCGGGCAACTATCTGCGGGGCACAGTCATAGGCCACGGCAACGTGCCGGTGAAGCAGTGCCTGAGCATACTCAAGCGGGCAGGGTACGACGACACCATCGCCATCGAGTTTGAGGGCATGGAGCCGGCGCTGACGGCCATACGCATTGGCCTTGCAAACCTGAAGAAGTATTGGGACGAGGCCTAA
- a CDS encoding 6-phosphofructokinase, translated as MKRVGILTSGGDCQGLNPAIRGVAKGLYEEFGKNVEIYGIKDGYKGLIFGEYKLMEPSDFSGILTEGGTILGTSRQPFKTIRVIDENSVDKVAAMKSHYKKMKLDCLVILGGNGTQKTANLLREEGLNVIHLPKTIDNDVWGTDITFGYHSAVEVATNVIDCLHSTATSHGRIFIVEVMGHKVGWLTLSAGIAGGADVILLPEIPYDINKVAKTLNSRIDNGKKFSILAVAEGAISKEEAKLSKKEFKKKRAEENYPSIVYRIAEELQDKIDNEIRVCVPGHFQRGGSPCAYDRVLCTRLGATAAKFVKEKTFGVMVGMVNGQCVPVPLEEVAGKLKSVPVDCGEIQAARQIGISFGD; from the coding sequence ATGAAGCGAGTAGGCATTTTGACCAGCGGCGGCGACTGCCAGGGGTTAAACCCGGCCATAAGGGGCGTTGCCAAGGGGCTCTATGAGGAGTTCGGCAAGAATGTGGAGATTTACGGCATCAAGGACGGCTATAAGGGACTCATCTTCGGGGAGTACAAGCTGATGGAGCCCTCGGACTTCTCCGGCATCCTGACGGAGGGTGGCACTATCCTTGGTACCTCCCGCCAGCCCTTCAAGACCATCAGAGTCATCGACGAGAACAGCGTGGACAAGGTGGCGGCCATGAAGTCCCACTATAAGAAGATGAAGCTGGACTGCCTGGTGATTTTAGGCGGCAACGGCACCCAGAAGACCGCCAACCTCCTCCGAGAGGAGGGGCTGAACGTCATACATCTGCCCAAGACCATCGACAACGACGTTTGGGGCACGGACATTACCTTCGGCTACCACAGCGCGGTGGAGGTGGCTACAAACGTCATCGACTGCCTGCACTCCACCGCCACTTCCCACGGGCGCATCTTCATCGTGGAGGTCATGGGACATAAGGTAGGCTGGCTGACCCTGTCCGCCGGCATTGCCGGCGGCGCGGACGTTATACTGCTGCCGGAGATCCCCTACGACATCAATAAGGTGGCAAAGACCCTTAACAGCCGCATTGACAACGGCAAGAAGTTCTCCATTCTGGCCGTTGCCGAGGGCGCTATCTCCAAGGAGGAGGCAAAGCTCTCCAAAAAGGAGTTCAAGAAGAAGCGGGCCGAGGAGAACTACCCCTCTATCGTATATCGCATCGCTGAAGAGCTCCAGGATAAGATCGACAACGAGATACGCGTCTGCGTCCCTGGGCACTTCCAGCGCGGCGGCAGCCCCTGCGCCTATGACCGTGTGCTCTGCACCCGCCTGGGCGCAACTGCGGCTAAGTTCGTGAAGGAAAAGACCTTCGGCGTGATGGTGGGTATGGTAAACGGCCAGTGCGTGCCGGTGCCCCTGGAGGAGGTGGCCGGAAAGCTCAAGTCCGTGCCGGTGGACTGTGGGGAGATACAGGCCGCCAGACAGATTGGTATCAGCTTCGGAGATTAA
- a CDS encoding RNA degradosome polyphosphate kinase: MAEKKMPYYNRELSWMDFNGRVLEEATKKENPLMERLRFLAITGSNLDEFFMVRVAGVKAQVNSGYKPKESFDLSPQELLAALEEKTHHFMERQYSCLHRSILPALERSGIRFLNLDAMDNRQKECVDKYFKNVLFPVLTPLAVDGSRPFPQLANKSLNIAVRLESKDTKEREKEKAKDKDRDKQFAIVQVPAILPRFLELPSNEGRAFTLLEDIIIDNLSELFELHSIKAACPFRVTRDSDLEIDEEAEDFMSEVKKSIKRRKRGRPVRLELLQKCDKDLRSFLIDQLKIKKNEIYQLAGPLDLTFFSKFAGIKGCEGMCFKPIIPVAPADFWGYDDIFAAIRDKDRMVHHPYESFDCVVKFIEQAAEDEDVLAIKQTLYRVSGNSPIIAALIRAAENGKQVTVLVELKARFDEENNINWAQKLEKAGCHVIYGLHGLKTHCKIALVVRREEDGIRRYLHLGTGNYNDSTAKIYTDVGLFTCNSQYGADASSLFNVITGYSRPPEYQHFAVAPHGLRSFFVRRIKIETENAKKGLPCGITAKVNSLVDPEIISLLYEASSAGVPVKVVVRGICCLIPGLPGVSENIQIISIVGQLLEHSRIFRFENGGDPKIYMGSADWMPRNLDRRVELVFPIEDADLKERAFGILDTLLSDNTNARIMQPDTSYQHVNRRGRSAFSSQLTFYKQAQERLKALQHVEHDSPLIPIHSAEEVR, translated from the coding sequence GTGGCTGAAAAAAAGATGCCCTATTATAACCGTGAGCTGAGCTGGATGGACTTTAACGGCCGTGTGCTGGAGGAGGCCACCAAAAAGGAGAATCCACTGATGGAGCGGCTGCGCTTTCTGGCTATAACCGGCTCCAATCTGGACGAGTTCTTTATGGTGCGCGTGGCCGGAGTCAAGGCTCAGGTCAACTCAGGGTATAAACCCAAGGAGAGCTTTGACCTCTCGCCCCAAGAGCTCTTAGCTGCTCTGGAGGAAAAAACCCACCACTTTATGGAGCGGCAGTATTCCTGTCTTCACCGTTCCATACTGCCCGCCTTAGAGCGCAGCGGTATACGCTTTTTAAATTTGGACGCCATGGATAATAGGCAGAAGGAATGCGTAGACAAATACTTTAAGAATGTGCTGTTCCCGGTTCTCACCCCCTTGGCCGTGGACGGCAGCAGGCCCTTCCCCCAGCTTGCCAACAAGTCCCTGAACATCGCCGTGCGGCTTGAGAGCAAGGATACTAAAGAAAGGGAGAAGGAAAAAGCCAAGGATAAGGACAGGGACAAGCAGTTTGCCATTGTCCAGGTGCCCGCCATCCTTCCCAGGTTCCTGGAACTGCCCTCTAACGAGGGCCGGGCCTTTACCCTTTTGGAGGATATTATAATTGACAACCTTTCGGAGCTCTTTGAGCTGCACAGCATAAAAGCCGCCTGCCCCTTCCGGGTCACCAGGGATTCGGACCTGGAGATAGACGAGGAGGCCGAGGACTTCATGAGCGAGGTGAAGAAGTCCATCAAGCGCCGCAAGCGCGGACGTCCAGTACGCCTGGAGCTGCTGCAAAAATGCGACAAGGACCTGCGCAGTTTCCTTATAGACCAACTGAAAATAAAGAAAAACGAGATATACCAGCTGGCCGGCCCCCTGGACCTGACTTTCTTCTCAAAGTTTGCGGGCATAAAGGGCTGCGAGGGTATGTGCTTCAAGCCTATTATCCCGGTCGCCCCGGCGGACTTCTGGGGGTATGACGACATCTTCGCCGCCATACGGGACAAGGACAGGATGGTGCACCACCCCTATGAGAGCTTCGACTGTGTGGTTAAGTTTATTGAGCAGGCCGCCGAGGACGAAGACGTGCTGGCCATCAAGCAGACCCTCTACCGGGTCAGCGGCAACTCCCCCATCATAGCCGCCCTCATACGCGCCGCAGAGAACGGCAAGCAGGTGACGGTGCTGGTGGAGCTTAAAGCCCGCTTCGACGAGGAGAACAACATCAACTGGGCCCAGAAGCTTGAGAAGGCCGGATGCCACGTTATATACGGACTCCACGGTTTAAAGACCCACTGCAAAATAGCCCTGGTGGTGCGCCGGGAGGAGGACGGCATACGCCGCTACCTGCACCTGGGTACAGGCAACTACAACGACTCCACCGCCAAGATATACACGGACGTAGGGCTCTTTACCTGCAACAGCCAGTACGGCGCGGACGCCTCCTCCCTCTTTAATGTGATAACCGGCTATTCCCGCCCGCCGGAGTACCAGCACTTCGCAGTGGCGCCCCACGGGCTTCGGAGCTTCTTTGTTCGGCGCATTAAAATCGAGACGGAGAACGCGAAAAAGGGCCTGCCCTGTGGCATTACCGCCAAGGTGAACTCCCTGGTGGACCCGGAGATAATCTCCCTGCTCTATGAGGCAAGCTCGGCCGGTGTGCCGGTAAAGGTCGTAGTGCGGGGTATCTGCTGCCTGATACCGGGGCTGCCCGGGGTCAGCGAGAATATACAGATAATCAGCATAGTGGGCCAGCTTCTTGAGCACAGCCGCATATTCCGCTTTGAAAACGGCGGCGACCCGAAGATATATATGGGCAGCGCCGACTGGATGCCCAGGAATCTGGACCGCCGGGTGGAGCTGGTCTTCCCCATCGAGGACGCCGATTTGAAGGAGCGGGCCTTTGGGATTTTGGACACCCTGCTCTCGGATAACACCAACGCCCGGATAATGCAGCCGGACACCAGCTATCAGCACGTGAACCGCAGGGGCCGGTCGGCCTTCAGCAGCCAGTTGACCTTCTATAAGCAGGCTCAGGAGAGGCTAAAGGCCTTACAGCATGTGGAGCATGACAGTCCGCTTATCCCCATACACTCCGCTGAGGAGGTACGGTAA
- a CDS encoding Ppx/GppA phosphatase family protein, with the protein MNKKGAANAAAVIEIGTNNISMRVAQLSKGEVRTLDYLKYPVSLDHDVFETGAISFNGLRQLSGALDKFSEALLSYGVEKPRVVSSTALLEARNRSLVVDQLKVRNNLDVSVLDGSQEKAYIFSELKKSLAGEPSVKTGCTLAAYIGAGSVGLAVLDDGKIVYFQNIPIGALKLHDVMGDLRRGAEDFHYILEEYMDTVLGRMNLSGFPIRSLVLTGTQINLIAKLCGGRQIGPVFHIEVQKLQGLYDSVRAMTAEGIALRYGITEGRAALLYTALFIYRGMIRFSPDVQEILSPPVDLTQAVLRYMLSPKADSEWADFLRENALACAGTMAGAFHCDKNHSRLIGEYAGKLFDKLKKVHGLEPSKRLILELAATLHSCGSFVSARQHSRCTFDIIRGMDIFGLSSKEVLEVALVAGSISNNLNDPEFAALPVREQIVVSKLSAIFQLANAMDKSHLEKLKNVKMSLEEDRVLIKAQSSANTLLERWDFEYAARFFKEVFGLSPELSVKFNMI; encoded by the coding sequence TTGAACAAAAAAGGCGCTGCCAACGCTGCGGCGGTCATTGAGATAGGCACCAACAATATCAGTATGCGTGTGGCTCAGCTTTCAAAAGGAGAGGTCCGCACCCTAGATTACCTAAAATACCCCGTCAGCTTGGACCACGACGTGTTCGAAACCGGGGCTATCAGTTTTAATGGCCTGAGGCAGCTCTCGGGCGCGCTGGACAAGTTTTCAGAGGCGCTGCTGTCCTATGGGGTGGAGAAACCACGGGTGGTGTCCAGCACTGCTCTGTTGGAGGCACGCAACCGCTCCCTGGTAGTGGACCAGCTGAAGGTGCGTAACAACCTGGACGTATCGGTGCTGGACGGCAGCCAAGAGAAGGCGTATATCTTTTCGGAGCTGAAAAAAAGCCTTGCCGGTGAGCCGTCTGTCAAAACCGGCTGTACTTTGGCAGCCTATATCGGCGCGGGAAGCGTAGGTCTGGCGGTGCTGGACGACGGTAAGATCGTCTACTTCCAGAACATACCCATAGGGGCGCTGAAGCTCCACGATGTTATGGGCGACCTGCGGCGGGGGGCCGAGGATTTCCACTATATCCTGGAGGAATATATGGATACGGTCCTGGGCCGCATGAACCTGTCCGGCTTCCCCATACGCAGCCTGGTGCTCACCGGCACCCAGATAAACCTTATAGCAAAGCTCTGCGGCGGCAGGCAAATAGGCCCTGTGTTCCACATAGAAGTGCAGAAGCTGCAGGGGCTGTATGACTCAGTACGGGCCATGACCGCCGAGGGTATAGCTCTGCGCTATGGCATAACGGAGGGCCGTGCCGCGCTGTTGTATACCGCGCTGTTCATCTATAGGGGTATGATACGCTTCTCCCCGGACGTTCAAGAGATACTCTCCCCCCCGGTGGATCTTACCCAGGCTGTCCTCCGCTATATGCTGAGCCCCAAGGCCGACAGCGAATGGGCAGACTTCCTTCGGGAGAACGCCTTGGCCTGCGCCGGGACAATGGCCGGAGCCTTCCACTGTGATAAGAACCATAGCCGGCTTATCGGCGAGTATGCAGGAAAGCTGTTTGACAAGCTGAAAAAAGTCCACGGACTTGAGCCCTCCAAGCGGCTTATACTGGAGCTTGCCGCAACGCTGCACAGCTGCGGAAGCTTCGTCAGCGCCCGGCAGCACAGCCGGTGCACCTTTGACATTATCCGCGGCATGGATATCTTCGGGCTGTCCTCTAAAGAGGTGCTAGAGGTGGCCCTTGTGGCGGGCAGCATCTCCAACAACCTGAATGACCCTGAATTCGCCGCCCTTCCTGTCCGGGAACAGATAGTGGTCTCCAAGCTCTCCGCCATCTTCCAGCTGGCCAACGCCATGGATAAGTCCCATCTGGAAAAGCTGAAGAATGTGAAGATGAGCCTGGAGGAGGACCGGGTGCTCATCAAGGCCCAGTCCTCCGCCAACACGCTCTTAGAGCGGTGGGATTTCGAGTATGCCGCCAGGTTCTTTAAGGAAGTTTTTGGCCTATCGCCTGAGCTTTCAGTTAAATTCAATATGATATGA
- a CDS encoding GNAT family N-acetyltransferase has translation METERLYIRRYTKEDFPGFCELIRDKMASPYAKYDHTFPTEDAALMEVLNFFAISDEFWALEEKSEHKIIGFVSLNYVDEASRNLGYCLHTHWHGKGYASEAARRIIRYAREELGLEKLVTGTAEENLPSVRLLERLGFTRLCEGSFELHFH, from the coding sequence ATGGAGACCGAAAGGCTTTACATACGCAGGTACACCAAGGAGGATTTCCCCGGCTTTTGCGAGCTCATAAGGGATAAGATGGCCTCTCCATACGCAAAATACGACCATACCTTTCCAACGGAGGATGCGGCCCTAATGGAGGTTTTAAATTTTTTCGCAATCTCGGACGAGTTCTGGGCCCTTGAGGAAAAATCGGAGCATAAAATCATCGGATTTGTCAGTCTGAATTACGTGGACGAAGCTTCCCGAAATCTCGGCTACTGCCTGCACACCCATTGGCACGGGAAGGGGTACGCTTCAGAGGCGGCGAGACGCATAATTAGATATGCCCGAGAGGAACTGGGGCTTGAAAAGCTGGTTACCGGCACGGCTGAGGAAAACCTTCCGTCAGTTAGGCTGCTGGAGCGGCTTGGGTTTACCCGGCTGTGTGAGGGCAGCTTTGAACTACATTTTCATTGA